The genomic DNA CACGCAATTAGGGTTTGGTCACGTCGTATTGGTTAcgtttttcaataaattttaaatttctatCCGTTGTTGAAACCTCCATTTGTGTCTGCCGCAAACAAATGTCGCTTGTTATACATAAAGTGAAAACaggatttttattattaatcgAAAAGTGCttatgcggatgcggatgcggacaCGGACTCCGACTGGCCCGCTGCTGCAGCCTCCGCCTGTTCTTCGGCCAGCTTCCGACGGTTCCGCCAGGCAGTCATGTAGGTGCGTGGGTGAATGGGCAGAAGACCGGCGACGCCCAGCAGCTCTGCAGCCGGATCGGAGATGTGAGCCCCCTTGCCGAGCCAGAAGCGGATGCGCTCCGTGTTGAGGGCCACCAGGCGCTCGTTGAAGTCGTTGGGCAGGGGATCGTAGGAGCCGACCTGCTCGATCACAGGCTGGTGCTGATTCTTGCGACGCTGTGGGGCACAAATATTCCTGCTATTAGCAACTGTTACAACATCCCTGGGAAAACATCCATACCTCCATGACGACAATGTGGTAGAACGGCCGGTTCGTGCAGCCCAGGCGCACAAAGCGTATGATCTTTGCCGAGTGCTTGTAGAAGCGGCCGATGCCACTAGCCGGCGACAGGGACATCCTTAATTAATGGTgtttaattcaaatttttaaCAAATGCAGGTGGAAAATGTGTTATGTTATGttatcagtgtgaccgcggacttatcgatatGCCGTGTGACCCTCagtaaaataccaaaatataccgcattTTAATTATCTCGCTCGCTCTGCCAGGTATTGCCATAAGGTTTTTATGTCTGGTCTCACCAACAAGATGGCGTCAAAGAACGAGAAGCACGAACACTAAGAAGGAATGTATAGTGGTGTGTCGTGTCTGTGAAATAATATTGGAGGAAAAAACagtgtgtattttgtttataaatttaattgcaaaaactgCACATCAGCACACGGCGCGtccacacaccaacacacacattgaaGTGCGGTGCGCCTTATCAATGAACCAAGTCGCAGCCTGAGCCCCAGCGCCCTGGACCGAACGCACGCCAACGAAGTGAATTTGTACGCAGGCAGGGAAAAAAATGGCGCCCGCAGCCACAGAAGCAAACCAACTTGACTTTCTTTTCGGTCTATAGTTCGTCGCCGCCGtactcgtctcgtctcgtcgtCGACGACGAATTTTCGTCGCAGTGCGATCCaagtgaaaaataattaaattgtgtgttGCTCTGCACAATACCAACACCATTACCATATTACCGTTTCCACTTACTACTACTAGAGGAGGCTAGTATTGTGTACGTGATTTAATACCACATATAATACCAGCAACAGAAGAAGTGCAATTACATTTGCGTTTGGAAATTTTGcgcttttttctctttcgcctccctccctccaccATACCATCACTTCCCACTCTTCTCTATCCGCCTCACTTGCTCCATTTACAATGTGCGCCGCCCAGAACCCACAGCCGCCCTTCGGCTACACCTGGGGCTTCGCAGACAACGGCAGTCGCACCGCCGAATCGGTTCTGGAAATATCGCCCAACATAAACTACACCGTCAGTGGGGAATCGGTAAGTGTATGGAGCActagctgtagctgcagctccagctcctagCTCCTGTATCTATACGTAAATTAGTTGCTGCAGTAGTTTGCTATTGCCCCCGCCCCTTCCCCTGCCGATAATCGAGTGCTTTTGCTAGAGCAGGCTGCTAACTAAATGGCCAATTCGACCAGtcgcagccaccaccacccccgtgcccgtgccctcGCCCACGTAACAGTGTTGCTTTCCTACAGCGAATCGTGTTGGGCTCCCAACAACAAGAGGGCAAGCGCCACATATACTCGGGCAATACGTACagccatacatacatacgtacgtacgtacatactTGCAGGCAAGCGAGCGTGCATATATACAGTACACTCGCTCACTCACACTCGCTGCTTTCGGCGATGGCGTGTATGTATACGggaatacaaaaagaaacgacaagaaacatacatacgcacgtagatacatatactcgtacgcTTTATGTAACTGCGTTGTCATGCGAGGGAATCGGCGCTGTGTTAGAATTCTTTTACCATACATTTATACGAATCGTAttcgtttccatttcattcgTAAACATTCATAATTTGGTATTTGTAAGCCGTGTGCGTATATATTTGTGCATTCAAAAAACCAGAGAAAGCACGCACCTGTACATGTCGGGAAGGGGCGAAGAGAGAGTAGGGCCAGTGGGAAATGCAGCGACAGTGTCGcttaataattgaatttcccaTTAATAATGGATT from Drosophila subobscura isolate 14011-0131.10 chromosome E, UCBerk_Dsub_1.0, whole genome shotgun sequence includes the following:
- the LOC117891253 gene encoding probable 28S ribosomal protein S16, mitochondrial — protein: MSLSPASGIGRFYKHSAKIIRFVRLGCTNRPFYHIVVMERRKNQHQPVIEQVGSYDPLPNDFNERLVALNTERIRFWLGKGAHISDPAAELLGVAGLLPIHPRTYMTAWRNRRKLAEEQAEAAAAGQSESVSASASA